A window of the Parabacteroides merdae ATCC 43184 genome harbors these coding sequences:
- a CDS encoding glutamate synthase subunit beta — protein sequence MGNPKAFLTIHRQEAGYRPVHERIDDFSEVEQTLNSSDRRTQASRCMDCGVPFCHWACPLGNKQPEWQDLLYKGRWREAFHVLEQTCDFPEFTGRICPALCEKSCVLKLSCDEPVTIRENEASIVEAAFREGYIQPVRPIRNGKRVAVIGSGPAGLTAANQLNRRGYEVTVFEKYELPGGLLRFGIPNFKLGKNIIDRRIRLMEQEGIVFKVNTMVGNEVSAKEIASTFDAVCIAIGSEVPRDLPIEGRNLKGVHFALELLSQQNRILEGIVIPPKDIINCKGKKILIIGGGDTGSDCVGTANRHKAANVTQIEIMPQPPVGHNPTTPWPLYPQVLKTSSSHEEGCIRRWNLASVRFIGEKNTLKGVEVEEVEWLPAKNGGRPEMWKTGRTEIIEADLVFLAMGFIHPEQEGLIKELSIAVDTRGNIAVDPGTNRIADTNIFASGDAVSGASLVVRAMASGRKAAAAIDKYLHPHKS from the coding sequence ATGGGAAATCCGAAAGCATTCCTCACCATACACCGGCAAGAAGCCGGATATCGTCCCGTTCATGAACGCATCGACGACTTTAGCGAAGTAGAACAAACGCTCAACAGCAGCGACCGCCGCACACAGGCTTCCCGCTGCATGGACTGCGGCGTGCCCTTCTGCCACTGGGCCTGCCCGTTAGGTAACAAACAACCCGAATGGCAAGACCTGCTCTATAAAGGCAGATGGCGCGAAGCCTTCCACGTGTTGGAGCAGACCTGCGACTTCCCGGAGTTTACCGGACGCATCTGCCCCGCTCTCTGTGAGAAAAGCTGTGTGCTGAAACTGAGCTGTGACGAGCCTGTCACGATACGCGAGAACGAAGCCTCCATCGTAGAGGCCGCTTTTCGCGAAGGATACATCCAACCGGTCCGCCCCATCCGCAACGGCAAGCGGGTAGCCGTGATCGGCAGCGGCCCGGCCGGACTGACAGCAGCCAACCAACTGAACCGCCGGGGATACGAAGTAACGGTATTCGAGAAATACGAACTCCCAGGCGGCCTGCTCCGATTCGGTATTCCGAACTTCAAATTAGGGAAGAACATCATCGACCGCCGTATCCGGCTGATGGAACAGGAAGGGATCGTCTTCAAAGTCAACACGATGGTCGGCAACGAAGTATCCGCCAAAGAGATCGCCTCGACGTTCGATGCCGTCTGTATCGCCATCGGTTCCGAAGTGCCGCGCGACCTCCCCATCGAAGGGCGTAATCTGAAAGGCGTCCATTTCGCCCTCGAACTGTTGTCACAACAGAACCGTATCCTCGAAGGCATCGTCATCCCGCCTAAAGACATCATCAACTGCAAAGGCAAGAAAATCCTCATCATCGGTGGCGGCGACACGGGAAGCGACTGCGTCGGGACAGCCAATCGCCACAAAGCCGCTAACGTGACGCAAATCGAAATCATGCCCCAGCCGCCCGTCGGACATAACCCGACAACTCCCTGGCCCCTGTACCCGCAAGTGCTGAAAACGAGCAGCAGCCACGAAGAAGGATGCATCCGCCGCTGGAACCTCGCCTCCGTCCGTTTCATCGGCGAAAAGAACACACTGAAAGGCGTCGAAGTCGAAGAGGTGGAATGGTTGCCTGCGAAAAACGGCGGACGTCCCGAAATGTGGAAGACAGGCCGTACGGAAATAATCGAAGCCGACCTCGTCTTCCTCGCGATGGGCTTCATCCACCCCGAACAGGAAGGGCTGATCAAAGAACTTTCCATCGCCGTCGACACACGCGGCAACATCGCCGTCGATCCGGGCACCAACCGGATAGCCGACACTAATATCTTCGCCTCAGGCGATGCCGTCAGCGGTGCCAGCCTCGTTGTCCGTGCCATGGCCTCCGGTCGCAAAGCAGCAGCCGCTATCGACAAATACCTGCACCCCCATAAATCATAA